Proteins from a single region of Butyrivibrio fibrisolvens:
- a CDS encoding O-antigen ligase family protein, whose protein sequence is MKVVYLVAIFLCMSRSAWLALLLGLFLFVVINKNTITKLYVTIKRPIRIILWILLLTIIIGLLQIPEVSEVITTRLFHIKTGPVSEAYSVRTTHSVYLLDIFFHCNPIFWITGHGPGSTVPMFMSSPYWELDHYNVVDNSYLSVLYEYGIVMIIAIVYILFLAFRKLYYKFRSESCISNEDAIYALMFICGAVTAFFYDLQYIMAPTLMMMIMTATVITSKEDKTA, encoded by the coding sequence ATGAAAGTCGTATACTTAGTAGCTATATTCCTTTGTATGTCAAGATCCGCATGGCTTGCATTATTGCTTGGCTTATTTCTATTTGTTGTGATCAACAAAAATACCATTACCAAGCTTTACGTGACAATAAAAAGACCTATCCGCATTATACTTTGGATCTTACTACTAACTATTATTATAGGTCTTTTGCAAATACCAGAAGTTAGTGAAGTAATAACTACTAGGCTATTCCATATAAAAACCGGTCCTGTTTCTGAAGCCTATTCTGTCCGTACTACACATTCAGTATACCTTTTAGATATCTTCTTCCATTGTAATCCTATATTTTGGATTACCGGCCACGGTCCGGGAAGTACAGTTCCTATGTTCATGAGTTCACCGTATTGGGAGCTTGATCACTACAATGTAGTTGATAATTCGTATCTGTCAGTGTTGTATGAGTATGGCATAGTGATGATCATAGCTATTGTCTACATATTATTCCTGGCATTTAGAAAACTATATTACAAATTCAGAAGTGAATCATGTATATCCAATGAGGATGCTATTTATGCACTTATGTTCATCTGCGGCGCAGTTACGGCATTCTTCTATGATCTGCAGTATATTATGGCACCTACTCTTATGATGATGATAATGACAGCTACTGTCATAACATCAAAGGAAGATAAAACTGCTTAA
- a CDS encoding glycosyltransferase family 39 protein, with translation MIIVAGIVLSIMYASIKVSYERCIVRVAYAITGLGLFIYVLTEVLSLFGKMNRFTCTATWIIYDCILLALVLSQWRINKMRLTDITHEILAKISAKEYLCVAIFAVYGLFICLLAVRIVPYNWDSLSYHLSRIWFWTQNESVGHFTTSDTRMLGTPAFKEFIDLHLYLLYGKNNDSVFNLTQSVSYLFNILFVYSIARRIGCSFKGGLFAAVLFATSPTVFAESLSTQTDEFAALWIFVFVSVLLELVNCDDKLQLNKRGILRLCVLAFSLALSILTKPSGLFCVAVFFFWLLYICLKRGDNITLITKWILLVVAIMIITILPEAIRNIVTYGAISDPWQGPGQLVLTFDLRYQIVNFFKSIGYFLPGVLWPSFNQIWQHMVYYLGYVLHIDVDSLIISEGGNYHDSLIYKIENYEYDTATNSVITILFIVISLVAIVKCVWYFICRIRKTGSTSNTCPVRLGYSTAAFAAFIVTCAFVKSEVYVCRYMIAAFGLLAVAISFQIQKLGEHRSKLLEGVVYGAAGLLICSQFIGMTNYHMGHIFVGTDEERAKAYYETYNMSEYESVYVALKQYLEDNGETYHSIGLKMDAGAYSYPTLRLLEEYSDSVYFIDVYNSSSKYLDKTNVPDSIVVITFSDMGDMYSEGYSYNGYNYIRDGQLSGRCNVFIK, from the coding sequence ATGATAATTGTGGCTGGAATTGTATTAAGCATTATGTATGCATCAATAAAAGTCAGTTATGAAAGGTGCATCGTAAGGGTTGCGTATGCCATAACAGGACTTGGATTATTTATATATGTGCTGACAGAAGTATTATCATTGTTTGGTAAGATGAACCGATTTACATGTACTGCTACATGGATAATATATGATTGCATTCTACTGGCACTAGTATTAAGCCAATGGCGCATAAATAAAATGCGATTAACAGATATAACTCATGAGATTTTGGCTAAGATATCTGCAAAAGAGTATTTATGCGTTGCAATATTTGCTGTTTATGGACTGTTCATCTGCCTTCTGGCTGTAAGAATAGTTCCATATAACTGGGATTCTTTATCTTATCATTTGAGTAGGATATGGTTCTGGACGCAGAATGAAAGCGTTGGTCATTTTACTACTTCGGATACAAGAATGCTTGGAACACCGGCGTTTAAAGAATTTATTGATCTTCATTTATATCTTCTTTATGGGAAGAATAATGATTCGGTATTTAACTTGACCCAATCTGTTTCATATCTATTTAACATTTTATTTGTCTATAGCATTGCAAGACGTATAGGTTGTTCCTTCAAAGGCGGTTTATTTGCAGCTGTATTATTTGCGACTTCACCAACAGTGTTTGCAGAGAGCTTATCAACACAGACTGATGAATTTGCAGCGCTATGGATTTTTGTATTTGTCAGTGTTTTGCTGGAATTAGTAAATTGTGACGATAAATTGCAGTTGAATAAAAGAGGAATTCTCAGACTGTGCGTGCTGGCATTTTCGCTTGCACTTAGTATTTTGACAAAACCAAGTGGCTTGTTTTGCGTTGCAGTGTTTTTCTTTTGGTTACTATATATATGTCTTAAGCGTGGTGACAATATTACACTTATCACAAAGTGGATACTTCTTGTAGTGGCAATAATGATAATAACTATATTACCGGAAGCTATTAGGAATATAGTCACATATGGAGCTATATCTGATCCATGGCAGGGACCTGGGCAGCTGGTTTTGACATTTGACTTACGATACCAGATAGTTAACTTTTTCAAAAGTATTGGATATTTTCTTCCGGGAGTTTTGTGGCCTTCTTTCAACCAGATATGGCAACATATGGTGTATTACCTTGGATATGTATTACATATAGATGTTGATTCATTGATCATAAGTGAAGGCGGCAATTATCATGATAGCCTAATCTATAAAATTGAGAATTATGAATATGATACAGCTACGAATTCTGTAATAACGATATTGTTCATTGTTATATCGCTGGTTGCTATTGTTAAGTGTGTTTGGTACTTCATTTGCAGGATCAGAAAGACAGGAAGTACATCAAATACATGTCCAGTGAGATTGGGATACAGTACAGCCGCATTTGCTGCTTTTATAGTGACCTGTGCATTTGTTAAATCTGAAGTATATGTGTGCAGATATATGATAGCTGCATTTGGTCTTCTGGCTGTGGCGATTAGTTTTCAGATTCAAAAGCTTGGTGAACATAGATCAAAACTTTTAGAGGGAGTAGTATACGGTGCGGCAGGCCTTTTGATATGTTCTCAGTTTATAGGTATGACCAATTATCATATGGGACATATATTTGTTGGAACTGACGAAGAGAGAGCAAAAGCATATTATGAAACCTATAATATGTCAGAATATGAATCAGTTTATGTAGCCCTCAAACAGTATTTGGAAGATAATGGAGAAACTTATCACAGTATAGGCTTAAAAATGGATGCAGGAGCATATAGTTATCCTACATTACGTCTCCTTGAGGAATATTCTGATAGTGTTTATTTTATAGACGTGTATAATTCTTCCTCTAAGTATTTGGATAAAACCAATGTCCCTGATAGTATAGTTGTCATTACCTTTTCTGATATGGGTGATATGTATAGTGAAGGCTATTCATATAATGGATATAACTATATACGGGATGGACAATTATCAGGTAGATGCAATGTTTTCATAAAATAA
- a CDS encoding glycosyltransferase family 8 protein, which produces MNIIYATDDNYAYLAGVSMESLFINNRSTEVIDVYILDDGISDTNKNKLNIIAQNYNRKVLFIDVKTISESIKKVTSVGFSYEGKNSFTAYSRLFMDVVLPESVKRALYIDCDTLILSSLESAYNTKMSDDCVISMVVDCTQREYIKSLDMNQDSSYYNSGIILFDIDRWRSSKCGHLLIDHLQNVRSKYPLPDQDLLNVVLGDKISKLPLKYNVQSPNFMYKTYSSICSAYGLDEKHYYSKEDWSDAMSNPVIIHFSGSSFIRPWYFNSNHPVKKLYLSYYKKNIFYTEDSYTNRLFNATISIKIRYLMYLLLPPFINGIVSGRILKRWIQKQYIGENALWYQKVK; this is translated from the coding sequence ATGAATATTATTTATGCCACAGATGATAATTATGCATATCTGGCAGGAGTCTCAATGGAATCTCTGTTTATAAATAACAGAAGCACAGAGGTAATAGATGTCTATATATTAGATGATGGGATTTCTGATACTAATAAGAATAAGCTTAATATAATTGCGCAAAACTATAATAGGAAAGTTTTATTTATAGATGTCAAAACAATATCAGAGAGTATAAAAAAGGTAACATCCGTAGGCTTTAGTTATGAAGGAAAAAACAGTTTTACCGCATATTCAAGGTTGTTTATGGACGTTGTATTACCGGAAAGTGTGAAGAGAGCATTATATATTGACTGTGATACTCTCATATTATCAAGTTTGGAAAGTGCATATAATACTAAAATGTCGGATGATTGTGTAATATCTATGGTAGTAGATTGTACTCAGCGTGAGTATATTAAATCTTTAGATATGAATCAGGATAGTAGCTATTATAATTCCGGCATTATTTTATTTGATATTGATAGATGGAGAAGCAGTAAATGTGGACATTTACTTATTGATCATCTGCAAAATGTTAGAAGTAAGTATCCGCTTCCGGATCAGGATCTGTTAAATGTTGTGTTGGGAGATAAGATAAGCAAATTACCGCTAAAATACAATGTCCAAAGCCCCAATTTCATGTATAAGACATATTCGTCTATATGTAGTGCTTATGGCCTGGATGAAAAGCATTATTACAGTAAAGAAGATTGGTCTGATGCAATGAGTAATCCTGTTATTATTCACTTTAGTGGATCTTCTTTTATAAGACCCTGGTATTTCAATAGCAATCATCCTGTGAAAAAATTATATTTAAGCTATTATAAGAAAAACATTTTTTATACGGAAGATTCATATACAAACAGGCTTTTTAATGCAACTATTTCAATAAAGATTCGGTATTTAATGTATTTATTGTTACCACCATTTATAAATGGTATTGTTTCCGGACGCATCTTGAAAAGATGGATTCAAAAACAGTATATAGGCGAAAATGCTTTATGGTACCAAAAAGTAAAGTGA
- a CDS encoding acyltransferase family protein — protein MSQDTRDTSLDIAKGFAEILVIFSHLNFAWLAPKTENVLMLILVSLHNTTFFFISGFLFRYSFEKYSLDQLVKKKLYSVFRLFILWGLILGCVHFLLLKGELRYHFFESFNSVWFLGELSAGYFLIVLFKKLIHSDTIISVIWISLFVVGTFISTAVGKVFLFSFIMWIGFQIRNVTNKYFGIYAAVWAAAIIVLQMSGRFWVFEVNAQPGYKLLLLELLEIYSSAILIKLVKTIRLNDFLGNFLRYVGKTSIRYYVLHFIIIYMFLSFDKSSPIMSILCFILCLIFPYVIDKCSEFKYGKWINSLF, from the coding sequence ATGAGTCAAGATACTAGAGATACAAGTTTAGATATAGCCAAAGGATTTGCTGAAATATTAGTCATTTTTTCACATTTGAATTTTGCATGGCTGGCACCTAAAACAGAAAATGTGTTAATGCTAATATTAGTATCATTGCATAACACTACATTTTTCTTTATTTCAGGATTCTTATTTAGATATTCATTTGAAAAATACTCATTGGATCAGCTGGTTAAGAAGAAGTTGTATTCCGTATTCAGACTTTTTATATTGTGGGGATTGATATTAGGTTGCGTGCATTTTTTACTTTTAAAAGGGGAGTTAAGATATCATTTCTTTGAATCGTTTAATTCTGTATGGTTCTTAGGCGAATTGTCTGCGGGGTATTTTCTGATCGTTTTATTTAAGAAATTAATCCATTCAGACACAATCATCTCAGTCATATGGATTTCATTATTTGTAGTAGGAACGTTCATTTCGACTGCTGTGGGTAAAGTATTTCTGTTTTCATTTATAATGTGGATAGGATTTCAGATAAGAAATGTTACAAATAAATATTTTGGAATTTATGCGGCTGTATGGGCAGCAGCTATAATTGTTTTACAGATGAGTGGACGTTTTTGGGTATTCGAAGTTAATGCGCAGCCAGGATATAAATTGTTATTACTAGAGCTTTTAGAAATATATTCATCAGCAATTCTGATTAAACTTGTAAAAACAATTCGTTTAAATGATTTTCTGGGCAATTTTTTGAGATATGTTGGAAAAACGAGTATTAGATATTATGTGTTGCACTTTATTATTATCTATATGTTTTTATCTTTTGATAAGAGTTCACCAATAATGTCCATATTATGTTTTATACTCTGCTTGATCTTCCCGTATGTCATTGATAAGTGCAGTGAATTTAAATACGGAAAATGGATCAATTCTTTGTTTTAG
- a CDS encoding glycosyltransferase family 2 protein, protein MRPFFSIVIPTYNSERTLEYTLKSIRSQKFDQNDLEILVIDGGSTDLTLEIARKYGAVILDNPKRLPEYAKAIGAEKATGKYLMRMDSDEEFSYDTQLQDKKDLLDQYDVKVLISDTIGNGRKELCGVSAVYSNALGDPFSYFIYKVKSSKYETYKKNVIKENGKNAIMQFDEGDLLPLADAATCVMSLDYIREKYPEKYSSIEFTCSAFDQIISDTHTCGIVRGDNTMHNCSSKFKTYLSKLKFRVINNLFNKQESGFSSRESGTKILTKRKYLFVLYAAIIPLPILDSIRLAIVYKHWSFLLHFVYLYYVCFEIFILGIAKKLNFNISNNNYGK, encoded by the coding sequence ATGAGACCGTTTTTTTCAATAGTAATTCCTACTTACAATTCCGAAAGGACTTTGGAATATACTTTAAAATCAATAAGAAGCCAAAAATTCGATCAAAACGATTTAGAAATATTAGTAATAGATGGCGGATCTACTGATCTGACATTAGAAATAGCAAGAAAATATGGTGCTGTGATATTGGACAACCCAAAGCGTCTGCCGGAGTATGCGAAAGCAATAGGAGCTGAAAAAGCTACTGGAAAATATCTCATGAGAATGGATTCTGATGAAGAGTTTTCATACGATACCCAATTGCAGGACAAAAAAGACTTGCTAGACCAATACGATGTGAAGGTTCTTATTTCAGATACGATTGGTAACGGAAGAAAAGAGTTATGCGGTGTTTCTGCCGTTTATTCAAATGCATTAGGAGATCCGTTCTCTTATTTTATTTATAAGGTTAAGAGCAGTAAATATGAAACTTATAAGAAGAATGTGATCAAAGAAAATGGCAAGAATGCAATAATGCAATTTGATGAAGGTGATCTTCTGCCACTTGCAGATGCTGCAACATGTGTCATGTCTTTGGATTATATTAGAGAAAAGTATCCGGAAAAGTATAGTTCCATAGAATTTACATGTAGTGCTTTTGATCAGATCATCAGCGATACTCATACCTGCGGTATTGTTCGAGGCGATAATACAATGCATAACTGCAGCTCTAAATTTAAAACATACCTTTCTAAGCTGAAATTCAGAGTAATTAATAATCTTTTTAATAAGCAGGAAAGTGGATTCTCTTCTAGAGAAAGTGGAACTAAGATATTAACGAAAAGAAAATATCTATTTGTTTTATATGCAGCAATAATACCATTGCCTATTCTTGATAGTATTAGATTAGCTATAGTGTATAAACACTGGTCATTTTTATTGCATTTTGTTTATTTATATTATGTTTGCTTTGAAATATTTATATTAGGCATTGCTAAAAAACTGAATTTTAATATAAGCAATAATAATTATGGCAAATAA
- a CDS encoding acyltransferase family protein, protein MEDSIQIDSKTSNRNGGLDIFRIILCVFIIIGHMQSQSFIMDMSIKDGLCDYLFETIFGNAERTAINGFIMISSWYLIGRKFSAKRFVTTWFMVFVLNVLITILMFLSLAVPFSAVFFIQAFLPIIGRPQWYMCEYLLLLLTIPFLNRMLDSLNIRAIRLLLIIGAVFIIGSATIIPIEYTQPMFCEYIWFLYIFVLMGYCKKTNARFIKNDNNWLIIAVIAYLFIVALLLIGNITSYTNPFLGEKILAIGKYYCDHYEALPAFLCSFALFMWFKSRRVEGNKRITDIARATGTIYIIHTVPVFYWFDDFKIWENVFHISYWYEKNLLIIAMILITMIVICLGTIIFWIYEFLFSKLIINTRLVKFIIRWLDEKYQVVE, encoded by the coding sequence ATGGAAGACTCTATTCAAATAGATTCAAAAACATCAAATAGAAACGGCGGACTTGATATTTTTAGAATCATCCTCTGCGTTTTCATCATTATAGGCCATATGCAAAGCCAGTCCTTTATTATGGATATGTCCATAAAGGATGGCTTATGTGACTATTTATTTGAAACGATATTTGGCAATGCCGAAAGAACAGCTATTAATGGCTTTATCATGATCAGTTCCTGGTATTTGATTGGCAGAAAATTTAGTGCAAAAAGATTTGTAACAACATGGTTTATGGTCTTTGTTTTAAATGTACTTATTACAATCTTGATGTTTCTATCTTTAGCAGTTCCATTTAGTGCAGTGTTTTTTATTCAAGCATTCCTGCCCATAATAGGTAGACCACAATGGTATATGTGTGAGTATCTATTATTGCTCTTGACGATTCCTTTTTTGAATAGAATGCTTGATTCTCTTAATATAAGAGCGATACGTCTGTTGCTAATAATAGGAGCAGTATTTATTATAGGTTCTGCGACGATAATTCCTATCGAGTATACACAGCCTATGTTTTGCGAGTATATATGGTTTCTGTACATATTTGTTTTGATGGGATACTGTAAAAAGACAAATGCGAGATTTATAAAAAATGATAATAATTGGCTGATCATAGCAGTGATTGCCTATTTGTTTATTGTTGCGTTGTTGCTGATTGGTAATATTACAAGTTATACTAATCCCTTTTTAGGAGAAAAAATCCTAGCTATAGGCAAGTATTATTGTGACCATTATGAAGCTTTACCGGCATTTCTTTGTTCTTTTGCATTGTTTATGTGGTTTAAGAGCCGTCGGGTAGAAGGTAATAAAAGGATAACAGATATAGCAAGGGCTACAGGAACCATATATATTATTCACACTGTTCCTGTTTTTTATTGGTTTGATGATTTTAAAATTTGGGAGAATGTATTTCATATCAGTTATTGGTATGAGAAAAATCTCCTTATAATAGCAATGATACTGATTACAATGATTGTTATATGCTTGGGAACAATTATCTTTTGGATATATGAGTTCTTATTTTCAAAACTTATAATAAATACTAGATTAGTTAAGTTTATCATTCGGTGGTTAGACGAAAAGTACCAGGTAGTAGAGTAG
- a CDS encoding acyltransferase gives MENVKSQKNRILWLDLLRIFAMLKVVSIHVCSCFSWDDLPDFDRKMIEITGLPLHGCVTYFFLMSGMLLLDKKPNIKRIWTSRIPRLVAAIVIRLVLIVALMVAVAVTGCIVYKHPFPVEIFDDFQGNDNMFLYSMIGIYIIYPFLYDICQDRKKEEYFLLLSFVFSVIVPILKAIPVTSFITSHIVRQMVEYFPFGIPLIFVLGHWLYKYVFPALEHFNKWLLFFAAVAGLVLNILIREFIPALAANEVAYVGFCELIICVPTFCFFGVVVSKWNIKNDRVKNLISHMGENGIAIFVLHWTVINFIRACGVMPDQGHFLIGRPLWTVIVYLVSFGLSLVWERIPVFNKIIR, from the coding sequence ATGGAAAACGTTAAAAGCCAAAAAAACAGAATATTATGGTTAGATCTTCTAAGAATATTTGCAATGCTTAAAGTTGTCAGCATACATGTCTGCTCATGCTTTAGCTGGGATGATCTTCCTGATTTTGACAGGAAGATGATTGAAATAACAGGACTTCCTCTTCATGGATGCGTAACATATTTCTTTCTTATGAGTGGAATGTTATTGCTTGATAAAAAGCCCAACATTAAGAGAATATGGACATCCCGTATTCCCAGGCTTGTTGCTGCAATCGTAATAAGACTTGTGCTAATCGTTGCACTAATGGTTGCTGTAGCAGTTACAGGATGTATTGTTTACAAACATCCATTTCCGGTAGAGATATTTGATGACTTCCAAGGCAATGACAACATGTTTTTATATAGCATGATTGGCATATATATCATATATCCGTTTCTTTATGATATTTGTCAGGATAGGAAAAAAGAGGAATATTTTCTGCTACTAAGTTTCGTCTTTTCTGTAATCGTTCCAATACTAAAGGCAATCCCAGTCACATCATTTATTACATCCCATATAGTTAGGCAGATGGTTGAATATTTTCCATTTGGAATCCCCCTGATCTTTGTATTAGGACATTGGCTTTATAAGTATGTTTTTCCTGCTTTAGAACACTTTAATAAATGGCTATTGTTTTTTGCAGCTGTTGCAGGACTTGTTCTAAATATCCTGATCAGAGAATTTATACCTGCCCTGGCTGCAAATGAAGTGGCATATGTAGGATTTTGTGAACTTATAATCTGTGTTCCGACTTTCTGCTTCTTTGGTGTCGTAGTTTCAAAATGGAATATTAAGAACGATAGAGTTAAGAATCTTATTTCCCATATGGGTGAAAATGGTATAGCCATCTTTGTTCTTCATTGGACGGTCATAAATTTCATCAGAGCTTGTGGCGTAATGCCTGACCAGGGACATTTCCTCATTGGAAGACCTTTATGGACAGTGATTGTTTATCTGGTAAGTTTTGGGTTATCATTGGTATGGGAGAGAATACCGGTTTTTAATAAAATTATAAGATGA
- a CDS encoding flavin reductase has protein sequence MNPKELNPKAMYKLSYGLFVCTAVSGEKKNGCIINTAAQIASDPNRISIAINKANLTHDMVKETGACNISVISNEADFALFKHFGFQSGKTVDKFAKDSGVPAYEIADNGIPYITAGTNAYFSLKVDKEMDLGSHTLFICEPVFMTVLSDATSCTYEYYQNNIKPKPQPVGTTPKGETVWRCTICGYEYVGEDLPDDFICPICKHGKDDFEKIIR, from the coding sequence ATGAATCCCAAAGAACTCAACCCCAAAGCAATGTACAAGTTATCTTACGGACTCTTTGTCTGCACAGCAGTATCAGGTGAAAAGAAAAACGGCTGTATCATCAACACCGCAGCCCAGATAGCATCAGATCCAAACAGAATATCCATAGCCATAAATAAGGCTAATCTAACCCATGATATGGTCAAAGAAACAGGAGCATGCAATATATCAGTCATCAGTAATGAAGCAGATTTTGCCCTGTTCAAACATTTTGGATTCCAATCTGGAAAAACAGTAGATAAATTTGCTAAGGATTCAGGCGTTCCGGCCTATGAGATAGCAGATAATGGTATCCCATATATCACAGCAGGCACCAATGCCTATTTCTCACTAAAAGTAGATAAAGAAATGGACCTTGGTTCACATACTCTATTTATCTGTGAACCTGTCTTTATGACAGTTCTATCTGATGCTACCTCCTGTACATATGAGTATTATCAGAACAATATAAAACCAAAGCCACAGCCTGTAGGCACAACACCAAAAGGTGAGACTGTATGGCGCTGTACTATCTGCGGATATGAGTATGTAGGCGAGGATCTCCCGGATGACTTCATCTGCCCGATCTGTAAGCATGGCAAGGATGATTTTGAAAAGATTATAAGATAA